Proteins encoded by one window of Manihot esculenta cultivar AM560-2 chromosome 10, M.esculenta_v8, whole genome shotgun sequence:
- the LOC122724820 gene encoding uncharacterized protein LOC122724820, whose protein sequence is MKGAEKYIRQDDALVTSRFARGASDKGKAPKEGRPEKHEKKHGKRPEPYRQSWDRRDQRPLPPRASEQRSLPPWVPETPTPLSVSRAEVLMAVQDKEFLQWPRPMKTEASQRDPDKYCQYHRTHGHDTNNCFQLITKIERLIKRGYLKNFVRKPEGQRPPPNPAAQAPRKTGSGPVNDGSSGTINMIVGGTGGRMSRRGKKRSRNGEGSSAEIMQVVEHTLVTVTFSLEDAQGVQMPHDDALVIEAVIHNYRVKKILVDDGSKVNLLPYQVF, encoded by the coding sequence aTGAAGGgggctgaaaaatacataaggcaggatgatgccttagtaACAAGCAGGTTCGCCAGGGGAGCGTCAGACAAGGGGAAAGCACCGAAGGAAGGAAGGCCGGAGAAGCACGAGAAAAAGCATGGCAAGAGACCTGAGCCTTACCGACAATCCTGGGatcgaagggaccaaagacctctccctcCTCGGGCCTCAGAACAAAGGTCACTCCCCCCGTGGGTTCCGGAAACACCGACCCCTCTCAGCGTCtctagagccgaggtgctcatggctgtccaggacaaggagttccttCAATGGCCTAGGCCTATGAAAACGGAAGCAAGCCAacgagatcctgacaaatattgtcaataCCATCGCACACATggccacgacaccaataactgttTCCAGTTAATTACAAAGATCGAAAGGTTGATAAAAAGAGGGTACCTCAAGAACTTCGTAAGGAAACcagagggacagaggcctccGCCCAATCCAGCAGCCCAAGCGCCAAGGAAAACAGGATCCGGACCAgtaaatgatgggtccagtgggaccatcaacatgattgttgggggAACAGGAGGCAGGATGAGCCGTAGAGGGAAGAAGAGGAGCCGAAATGGAGAGGGCAGTAGCGCCGAGATCATGCAGGTCGTTGAGCACACTCTAGTGACCGTCACTTTCTCTCTGGAGGATGCTCAAGGTGTTCAAATGCCCCATGACGACGCTCTTGTCATCgaagccgtcattcacaacTATCGGGTGAAAAAGATCCTAGTGGATGACGGGAGTAAGGTTAACCTGTTGCCGTACCAGGTCTTctag
- the LOC110607315 gene encoding F-box/kelch-repeat protein At3g23880 gives MQPPHLIIFRHRNQKTEETGATRMSDYIPKEVLLEIFLRLPVKSLLRCRCVCKSWYCLVSNHNFISMHTRNAIETTSKRINGQYLLLRHYSRVDKKERFTLHLDDDDNDDDDDDLFGEYQQLDFPLESSWDYFEIVGSCNGIVCLTDNHSHILKRIILWNPSIGLSVTLPLQRFSYKISNVILGFGFDSLNNDYKVIRLVYYSSNGGSLIVPPDVEIFELSKGAWRIKNSESAPAYIVSKYSSQTVLEGSIHWVGYYNPGKLTVAVFAVHEEEFKEFKLPDEIVNTSVQNLSVMLCGQLLSLIQYRKRRGHLCYESCSIWVMNEYGVEESWKKLFNVVVPGGLGKTLGLRNNVEVLAVGADGELISYDPLSRRVKRLGIYGESCSFYAGLYMESLVLMKGKKKFLVH, from the coding sequence ATGCAGCCTCCCCATTTGATCATTTTCAGACACAGAAATCAAAAAACAGAAGAAACAGGAGCTACAAGAATGTCAGATTACATACCTAAAGAAGTCTTGCTTGAAATTTTCTTAAGGTTGCCTGTGAAATCACTTCTGAGATGCAGATGTGTCTGCAAATCATGGTACTGCCTGGTGTCCAACCACAACTTCATCTCCATGCACACCAGGAACGCCATTGAAACCACTAGCAAAAGAATCAACGGCCAGTATCTCCTCCTGAGGCACTACTCAAGAGTGGACAAGAAAGAAAGATTCACTTTACACTTGGATGACGATgacaatgatgatgatgatgatgatttgtTTGGTGAGTATCAACAGCTTGATTTTCCATTAGAGAGTAGCTGGGATTACTTTGAAATTGTTGGTTCTTGCAATGGAATCGTCTGCTTAACTGATAATCACTCACACATATTAAAACGTATAATTCTATGGAATCCATCAATAGGGTTATCAGTAACTCTTCCTCTTCAGCGATTTAGCTACAAAATTTCAAATGTAATTCTTGGGTTTGGATTTGATTCTTTGAATAATGACTACAAAGTCATCAGACTTGTTTATTATTCAAGCAATGGAGGTTCTTTAATAGTCccaccagatgtggagatcttTGAGCTGAGTAAAGGAGCTTGGAGAATCAAGAATTCTGAATCTGCTCCTGCTTATATCGTCTCTAAATATTCATCACAAACAGTACTTGAAGGATCTATCCACTGGGTTGGATATTATAATCCAGGAAAACTAACAGTAGCAGTATTTGCTGTGCATGAAGAAGAATTTAAAGAATTCAAGCTCCCAGATGAAATAGTTAACACCAGTGTGCAAAATCTATCTGTCATGTTATGTGGTCAACTGCTTTCTCTGATACAATACAGGAAACGTAGAGGTCACCTGTGTTATGAGAGTTGCAGCATTTGGGTAATGAATGAGTATGGCGTAGAAGAATCCTGGAAGAAATTGTTCAATGTGGTTGTTCCGGGAGGCTTGGGGAAGACACTTGGCCTTAGAAACAATGTTGAAGTTCTGGCAGTGGGGGCTGATGGAGAGCTGATTTCATATGATCCATTGAGCCGAAGAGTGAAAAGATTGGGAATTTATGGTGAATCATGCTCATTTTATGCTGGTTTATACATGGAGAGTCTAGTTTTAATGAAGGGTAAAAAAAAGTTTTTGGTGCACTGA